From Pseudomonas poae, the proteins below share one genomic window:
- a CDS encoding superoxide dismutase [Fe] (SodB; iron binding; present under aerobic and anaerobic conditions; destroys free radicals), producing MAFELPPLPYAHDALQPHVSKETLEFHHDKHHNTYVVNLNNLVPGTEFEGKTLEEIVKSSSGGIFNNAAQVWNHTFYWNCLAPNAGGQPTGALAEAINAAFGSFDKFKEEFTKTSVGTFGSGWGWLVKKADGSLALASTIGAGNPLTSGDTPLLTCDVWEHAYYIDYRNVRPKYVEAFWNLVNWKFVAEQFEGKTFTA from the coding sequence ATGGCTTTCGAATTGCCGCCGCTGCCCTACGCACACGATGCCCTGCAGCCGCACGTTTCCAAGGAAACCTTGGAATTCCACCACGACAAGCACCACAACACCTATGTCGTGAACCTGAACAACCTGGTGCCTGGCACCGAGTTCGAAGGCAAGACCCTGGAAGAGATCGTCAAGTCTTCTTCGGGCGGCATCTTCAACAACGCCGCTCAGGTCTGGAACCACACTTTCTACTGGAACTGCCTGGCGCCAAACGCCGGCGGTCAACCGACCGGCGCACTGGCTGAGGCCATCAACGCTGCGTTCGGTTCGTTCGACAAGTTCAAGGAAGAGTTCACCAAGACTTCCGTCGGCACCTTCGGTTCCGGTTGGGGCTGGCTGGTGAAAAAGGCTGACGGTTCCCTGGCCCTGGCCAGCACCATCGGCGCCGGCAACCCGCTGACCAGCGGCGACACCCCGCTGCTGACCTGCGACGTCTGGGAACACGCTTACTACATCGACTACCGCAACGTGCGTCCAAAGTATGTGGAAGCGTTCTGGAACCTGGTCAACTGGAAGTTCGTGGCTGAGCAGTTCGAAGGCAAGACCTTCACTGCCTAA
- a CDS encoding LysE/ArgO family amino acid transporter has product MWQSYMNGLLVAFGLIMAIGTQNAFVLAQSLRREHHLPVAALCIVCDAILVAAGVFGLATVLAQSPLLLGIARWGGAAFLLWYGTLALRRAFSTQSLAHGDNLKVRSLRAVLLSALAVTLLNPHVYLDTVLLIGSLGAQQTEPGAYVAGAASASFLWFATLALGAAWLAPWLARPATWRILDLLVAAMMFSVAYQLISA; this is encoded by the coding sequence ATGTGGCAAAGCTATATGAACGGGCTGCTGGTGGCTTTCGGGCTGATCATGGCCATCGGCACCCAGAATGCATTTGTGCTGGCGCAAAGCCTGCGCCGGGAACACCACCTGCCGGTGGCGGCCCTGTGCATCGTGTGTGACGCGATTCTGGTAGCGGCCGGAGTATTCGGCCTGGCGACAGTGCTGGCGCAAAGCCCGTTGCTGCTGGGCATTGCCCGCTGGGGCGGCGCAGCGTTCCTGTTGTGGTACGGCACCTTGGCGTTGCGTCGGGCGTTTTCGACACAAAGCCTGGCACACGGGGATAACCTCAAGGTGCGCTCATTGCGCGCCGTGTTACTCAGCGCCTTGGCGGTGACCCTGCTCAATCCCCACGTGTACTTGGACACGGTGCTGCTGATCGGCTCCCTGGGCGCTCAACAAACCGAACCAGGGGCCTACGTGGCCGGTGCCGCGAGCGCGTCATTCCTGTGGTTCGCCACCCTGGCACTCGGCGCCGCATGGCTGGCACCGTGGCTGGCGCGCCCCGCCACCTGGCGCATTCTGGATCTGCTGGTGGCCGCCATGATGTTCAGCGTGGCCTATCAATTGATCAGCGCCTGA
- a CDS encoding ACT domain-containing protein, protein MTGETDLNILLRTMSPQLNPGEYVFSTIPGSTFPDGASVIGSFREAEGLTLILERSQAQAAGLEFDFVMAWITLNVQSSLQAVGLTAAFATALGAAGISANVIAGFYHDHIFVGLADGERAMAVLRQLARDAGAVDNTDVEVGRED, encoded by the coding sequence ATGACTGGCGAAACCGATCTGAATATTCTGCTGCGCACCATGAGCCCTCAACTCAACCCCGGCGAGTACGTGTTTTCGACCATCCCCGGGAGCACCTTTCCGGACGGTGCCTCCGTCATTGGCAGCTTCCGTGAGGCCGAAGGGCTGACCCTGATCCTGGAGCGTTCGCAAGCCCAGGCCGCCGGGCTGGAGTTCGATTTCGTGATGGCCTGGATCACCCTGAATGTGCAGTCATCCCTGCAAGCCGTTGGGTTGACCGCCGCCTTCGCCACCGCCCTCGGCGCTGCCGGGATCAGCGCCAATGTGATCGCCGGTTTTTACCATGACCATATATTTGTCGGCTTGGCCGACGGCGAACGGGCAATGGCCGTCTTGCGCCAATTGGCGCGGGACGCGGGTGCGGTCGACAACACAGATGTGGAAGTGGGCAGGGAAGACTGA